The Nerophis lumbriciformis linkage group LG07, RoL_Nlum_v2.1, whole genome shotgun sequence genome window below encodes:
- the klhl34 gene encoding kelch-like protein 34 has translation MDGYSLLYSSTHRTELLGRFQRLRSDGKMCDVVLETDGASFPCHRALLASSSDYFWALFGEATAERLARSIRLPALTPKGLDAILDFLYSGWLRVTPATLPDILEAARYLQVDTAVAICERYITDGLSVENCCSYANLAEHHALPDVLDAANYTIAAEMAKLMQERRDELLGLNVQSLMAVLDADEIPAVKEVDLVKLALDWLNDNGPLPPLQSNLLLSRLRFGLVAPSDLAHLGHAHRAMATPLIRSQVTRAQEYHGTGSAGPIRQNKQSTLRAPPDRVLLVGGGPGPDRPEQQVLTFNLKTRKFTSLTSCLPLKLRNHCVCSLGGFLFVVGGEVVSEADEKPITVETSNQVWRYDPRFESWQKVEPMLQRRAKFACCAMEDVIYAIGGQNADSNVTASLASVEFYDMAAGAWRRCVPMPSPLHGHACAVLDHDIYVSGGLSGNGIMIPGQSQSSKEVLCWDGMGGAWKKRAPMSIGRFSHRLATAQGYIYALLGMYEPFCEIERYDPREDHWTRLRPLLAATFNYGMAATPSGSLVVFGGTKWSNAREVAVKSVLEYDPKKDQWREIAQLPRPLTGTECTILPMPD, from the coding sequence ATGGACGGCTACTCCCTACTCTACAGCTCGACCCACAGAACCGAGCTGTTGGGGCGCTTCCAGCGGCTACGCTCGGACGGGAAGATGTGCGACGTGGTGCTCGAAACCGACGGCGCCTCGTTCCCCTGCCACCGGGCCCTCCTGGCGAGCTCCAGCGATTATTTCTGGGCGCTCTTCGGGGAGGCCACGGCGGAGAGACTAGCGCGGTCTATAAGGCTCCCGGCGCTAACGCCCAAAGGCTTAGACGCCATTTTGGACTTCCTGTACTCGGGCTGGCTCAGAGTGACACCCGCCACGCTTCCCGACATTCTGGAGGCGGCGAGGTACTTGCAAGTGGACACGGCCGTGGCCATTTGCGAGCGCTACATCACCGATGGGCTCAGCGTCGAGAACTGTTGCAGCTATGCTAACCTAGCTGAGCACCATGCGCTTCCTGATGTGCTGGATGCCGCCAATTACACCATCGCCGCGGAGATGGCCAAACTGATGCAGGAAAGAAGAGACGAACTTCTCGGATTGAACGTCCAATCGTTGATGGCGGTGCTGGATGCCGATGAAATCCCTGCAGTCAAGGAAGTGGACCTCGTCAAACTGGCTCTGGATTGGCTGAATGACAACGGGCCCCTCCCACCGCTGCAATCCAACCTCCTGCTAAGTCGTCTCCGCTTCGGATTGGTCGCTCCTTCTGACCTTGCACACCTTGGCCACGCCCACAGAGCTATGGCCACACCTTTGATAAGAAGCCAGGTGACCCGGGCGCAGGAGTACCACGGAACAGGCTCAGCTGGGCCGATACGACAGAACAAACAGTCCACACTGAGGGCGCCGCCTGATCGCGTGCTGCTTGTCGGCGGCGGACCTGGCCCGGATCGACCGGAGCAGCAGGTTCTGACCTTTAATCTAAAAACCAGGAAGTTTACGTCCCTGACTTCCTGTCTCCCACTAAAGCTGAGGAACCACTGCGTGTGTTCCCTGGGGGGCTTCCTCTTCGTGGTCGGCGGGGAAGTGGTCAGCGAGGCGGATGAGAAGCCGATCACCGTGGAAACGTCTAATCAAGTGTGGAGGTACGACCCCCGCTTCGAATCCTGGCAGAAGGTGGAGCCCATGCTGCAGAGGCGGGCCAAGTTCGCCTGCTGCGCCATGGAGGACGTCATTTATGCCATCGGGGGACAAAACGCAGATTCCAACGTAACGGCCTCGCTGGCCTCTGTCGAGTTCTATGACATGGCAGCAGGGGCGTGGAGGAGATGCGTGCCCATGCCCAGCCCGCTCCACGGCCATGCTTGTGCCGTGCTGGACCACGACATCTACGTGTCCGGTGGTCTCTCAGGCAACGGCATCATGATCCCGGGCCAGAGCCAAAGCAGCAAGGAAGTTCTATGCTGGGACGGCATGGGAGGAGCCTGGAAGAAGAGGGCTCCCATGTCCATTGGCAGGTTCAGCCACCGCCTGGCGACCGCCCAAGGTTACATCTACGCCCTCCTGGGGATGTACGAGCCCTTCTGCGAGATCGAGCGCTACGACCCGCGAGAGGACCACTGGACGCGCCTCAGGCCCCTACTCGCCGCGACCTTCAACTACGGGATGGCGGCGACGCCAAGCGGGAGCCTGGTGGTGTTCGGTGGGACGAAATGGAGCAACGCGCGGGAGGTAGCGGTAAAGAGCGTGCTGGAGTACGACCCCAAGAAAGACCAGTGGAGGGAGATTGCTCAGCTGCCAAGACCCCTCACGGGAACGGAGTGCACCATACTGCCGATGCCCGACTAA
- the smpx gene encoding small muscular protein, translating to MDIHACKETCLKGILPFLEEELYILLSQSGQAETGQVGEENLIERAGSAQKPGGQVAIMSKRPSNVKALQANLNIPMGALRPGAGHPVRRREETGEAHEAPSPPDEQSGDAAHTPEDKKTLPGAVKLPGPAVNLSELQNVKSELRWVTKE from the exons ATGGAtatacatgcatgcaaagaaacaTGCTTAAAAGGCATTCTTCCCTTCTTGGAGGAGGAGCTTTACATTCTTCTGAGCCAATCAGGACAGGCGGAAACAGGTCAGGTAGGTGAAGAGAACCTCATAGAGCGTGCAGGCAGTGCACAGAAGCCAGGAG GTCAAGTGGCGATTATGTCCAAGCGTCCGTCCAACGTCAAGGccctgcag GCTAATCTGAACATCCCGATGGGAGCTCTGCGTCCAGGGGCGGGACATCCTGTGAGGAGGAGAGAGGAGACGGGAGAAGCACACGAG GCTCCCTCGCCGCCGGACGAGCAGTCCGGGGACGCGGCTCACACGCCGGAGGACAAAAAGACGTTGCCGGGCGCCGTCAAGCTGCCGGGGCCGGCGGTCAACCTCTCGGAGCTGCAGAACGTCAAGAGCGAACTACGCTGGGTCACCAAGGAATAA